A portion of the Cyanobium sp. PCC 7001 genome contains these proteins:
- a CDS encoding DUF1028 domain-containing protein has translation MTYSIVAWDAETGMTGVGVATKHLAVGSLVPHARAGVGAVATQASTNPYFGPWGLDRLEQLQLESQGQLGAEAVLNSLLQDDPGRDGRQVHLVDSQGRTAAWTGPDCAGLAAHRCYPGFSVAGNYLASELVLLAMAEAYMAAERHGLSLEHRLLLALEAAETHGGDHRGRQSAALLVMHQESYPHIDFRVDHHPEPLVALREILAEVEQHYYTGFRATLPTTLGVAQTAELQATELQSAELEATELEADEAQPSDMPISA, from the coding sequence ATGACCTACTCGATCGTTGCCTGGGACGCTGAGACCGGAATGACCGGCGTTGGGGTGGCGACCAAGCATCTGGCGGTCGGCTCGCTCGTGCCCCATGCCCGTGCCGGTGTGGGAGCCGTGGCCACCCAGGCCAGCACCAATCCCTACTTCGGGCCCTGGGGCCTCGACCGGCTGGAGCAGCTCCAGCTCGAGAGTCAGGGGCAGCTGGGGGCCGAGGCTGTTCTGAACTCCCTGCTGCAGGACGACCCCGGTCGTGACGGACGCCAGGTCCACCTGGTGGATTCCCAGGGCCGCACCGCCGCCTGGACCGGTCCCGACTGCGCCGGGCTGGCAGCCCACCGCTGCTACCCGGGCTTCTCCGTGGCCGGCAACTACCTGGCGTCGGAGCTGGTGCTGCTGGCGATGGCCGAGGCCTACATGGCCGCCGAGCGCCACGGCCTGTCCCTGGAGCATCGCCTGCTGCTGGCCCTCGAGGCCGCCGAGACCCATGGCGGCGACCACCGCGGCCGCCAGTCGGCGGCCCTGCTGGTGATGCACCAGGAGAGCTACCCCCACATCGACTTTCGGGTGGATCACCACCCCGAGCCCCTCGTGGCGCTACGGGAGATCCTGGCGGAAGTGGAGCAGCACTACTACACCGGGTTCCGGGCCACCCTGCCCACCACGCTCGGGGTGGCCCAGACCGCGGAGCTGCAGGCCACCGAGCTCCAGAGTGCGGAGCTCGAGGCCACCGAGCTCGAGGCCGACGAAGCTCAGCCCTCCGACATGCCGATCAGCGCGTAG
- a CDS encoding Zn-dependent hydrolase yields MTQLSVGSQASLNGPLRPSGLPLGLRANGDRLARSLEVLSQIGRLPSGAVRRLAFSDEDRAARDLVQDWMREAGMEVRIDAAGNLIGRYEGLDPQAPVLATGSHIDTVPEGGRYDGALGVMAGLEVVRVLAEQGERLHHPLEVIVFADEESSMVGCKTLVGRGSDDPASYVTALGLPIEDALASIGGDWEQRSSARRAPEEIAAFLELHVEQGGVLEAVGKEIGVVEGVVGQQRYTISVTGQANHAGTTPMGMRRDALTTAAQIILAVEDMALHFPGDPVATVGKLQVWPNAANIVPGRVEFTLDMRDLSHSVIDHMRAHLERKIENIAVASRTRIAMTPQFVVDPSPADPMIQEVITESCQQLGLSYTHLPSRASHDSQELGRLTAMGMIFVPSRDGVSHSADEFTSPEQCEQGVNVLLQSLIRLDASLAAS; encoded by the coding sequence ATGACCCAGCTCAGCGTCGGCTCCCAGGCCAGCCTCAACGGTCCACTGCGGCCCTCCGGTCTTCCGCTGGGCCTGCGCGCCAACGGCGATCGGCTGGCCAGAAGCCTGGAGGTGCTGTCGCAGATCGGCCGCTTGCCCTCCGGTGCCGTGCGCCGGCTGGCCTTCAGCGATGAGGACCGGGCCGCCCGCGACCTCGTGCAGGACTGGATGCGGGAGGCGGGCATGGAGGTGCGCATCGATGCCGCGGGCAACCTGATCGGCCGCTACGAGGGCCTCGACCCCCAGGCTCCCGTGCTGGCCACGGGCTCCCACATCGACACGGTGCCGGAAGGGGGCCGCTACGACGGTGCCCTCGGTGTGATGGCCGGGCTGGAGGTGGTGCGGGTGCTGGCCGAGCAGGGGGAGCGGCTGCATCACCCGCTGGAGGTGATCGTGTTCGCCGACGAGGAGAGCTCGATGGTGGGCTGCAAGACCCTGGTGGGACGGGGCTCCGATGACCCCGCCAGTTACGTCACCGCCCTGGGACTGCCGATCGAGGATGCCCTGGCCAGCATCGGCGGCGACTGGGAGCAGCGCTCCAGCGCCCGCCGTGCCCCCGAGGAGATCGCGGCCTTTCTGGAGCTGCACGTGGAGCAGGGCGGCGTGCTCGAGGCCGTGGGCAAGGAGATCGGTGTTGTGGAGGGGGTGGTGGGGCAGCAGCGCTACACCATCAGCGTCACCGGCCAGGCCAACCATGCGGGTACCACGCCCATGGGCATGCGCCGCGACGCCCTCACCACCGCCGCCCAGATCATCCTGGCGGTGGAGGACATGGCGCTCCATTTCCCCGGCGATCCGGTGGCCACCGTGGGCAAGCTGCAGGTGTGGCCGAACGCAGCCAACATCGTGCCGGGACGGGTGGAGTTCACCCTCGACATGCGCGATCTGTCCCACAGCGTGATCGACCACATGCGCGCCCACCTGGAGCGCAAGATCGAGAACATCGCCGTGGCCAGCCGCACCCGGATCGCCATGACACCGCAGTTCGTGGTGGATCCCAGCCCCGCCGATCCGATGATCCAGGAGGTGATCACCGAGAGCTGCCAGCAGCTGGGGCTCAGCTACACCCACCTGCCCAGCCGTGCCAGCCACGACTCCCAGGAGCTGGGCCGGCTCACGGCGATGGGGATGATCTTCGTGCCCAGCCGCGATGGCGTGTCCCATTCGGCTGACGAATTCACCTCCCCCGAGCAGTGCGAACAGGGCGTGAACGTGCTGCTGCAGAGCCTGATCCGCCTGGATGCGAGCCTCGCCGCCAGCTGA
- a CDS encoding GMC oxidoreductase, translating into MPPGSDPPPLAEPDAIVVGSGATGGVAAMVLAEAGLRVLVLEAGPSLTARQAYGGEPANMVRRLAHLSSGRHRVQAHHPGYWKQNPELFIDERRNPYTTPPERPFLWTRGRQLGGKSLTWGGITLRLSDYEFKAGERDGHGPSWPIGEQELAPYYTRLETLLGVHGHPDGLPQLPDGHFLDPLPLTPGERHLQRAAAEQLDLPLIHSRGFGLHRGRGWARSASTGSTLARALATGRTTVRTGAVVSHVVMRPDGSRARGVVVVDSTSGARQQLDAPLVVLCASTIETLRIVLHSSEGNTASSGRGLVDPSGSLGRYLMDHISTSRFFSIPDVEPPPEPPELSGAGSCFIPNTVNLEPGSPLEFRRGYGLWAAVQRFDPPSLLQRRRGEAVGFLIGHGEVLPQSTNHVTLNPDRLDAWGLPTPHISLAWGPNETAMVAHMQRRMDAVVAAAGGTVRPIEEIFVLPLLEPWIRGSFATRSGAPPPGYYIHELGGARMAAREEDGVVNPQNQCWRAPNLLVTDGACWPSAGWQSPTLTEMAITWRACEAAATRLRRGEG; encoded by the coding sequence ATGCCCCCCGGCAGTGATCCGCCCCCCCTGGCGGAGCCCGACGCGATCGTGGTGGGATCCGGCGCCACCGGCGGGGTGGCTGCCATGGTGCTGGCCGAGGCGGGGCTTCGGGTGCTGGTGCTCGAGGCCGGGCCCAGCCTCACCGCCCGCCAGGCCTACGGCGGTGAGCCGGCGAACATGGTGCGACGGCTGGCCCATCTCTCCAGCGGTCGCCACCGCGTGCAGGCCCACCACCCGGGCTACTGGAAACAGAACCCCGAGCTGTTCATCGATGAACGCCGCAACCCCTACACCACGCCACCGGAGCGGCCGTTCCTCTGGACCCGAGGGCGCCAGCTGGGCGGCAAGAGCCTCACCTGGGGCGGCATCACCCTGCGCCTGAGCGACTACGAGTTCAAGGCCGGTGAGCGCGACGGGCACGGACCCTCCTGGCCCATCGGCGAGCAGGAGCTGGCGCCTTACTACACCCGTCTCGAGACGCTGCTGGGGGTGCATGGCCACCCCGATGGCCTGCCCCAGCTGCCGGACGGCCACTTTCTCGATCCCCTGCCGCTCACCCCCGGGGAACGGCACCTGCAGCGCGCCGCAGCCGAGCAGCTGGACCTGCCGCTGATCCACTCGCGCGGGTTCGGCCTGCACCGCGGCCGGGGCTGGGCCCGGTCCGCCAGCACCGGCAGCACCCTGGCGCGGGCCCTGGCCACGGGCCGCACCACGGTGCGCACCGGCGCGGTGGTGAGCCATGTGGTGATGCGCCCCGACGGCAGCCGGGCCCGCGGCGTGGTGGTGGTGGACAGCACCAGTGGCGCGCGCCAGCAGCTGGATGCGCCCCTGGTGGTGCTGTGCGCCTCCACGATCGAGACCCTGCGGATCGTGCTCCACTCCAGCGAGGGCAACACGGCCAGCAGCGGCCGCGGACTGGTGGACCCCTCGGGCAGCCTGGGCCGCTACCTGATGGACCACATCTCCACCAGCCGCTTCTTCTCGATCCCGGATGTGGAGCCGCCGCCCGAGCCGCCCGAACTCTCCGGCGCCGGCAGCTGCTTCATCCCCAACACCGTGAACCTGGAGCCCGGAAGCCCGCTGGAGTTCCGCCGGGGCTACGGCCTCTGGGCCGCCGTGCAGCGCTTCGACCCGCCCAGCCTGCTGCAACGGCGCCGGGGTGAGGCGGTGGGCTTCCTGATCGGCCACGGGGAGGTGCTGCCCCAGAGCACCAATCACGTGACCCTCAACCCTGACCGGCTCGATGCCTGGGGCCTGCCCACCCCCCACATCAGCCTGGCCTGGGGTCCCAACGAAACGGCCATGGTGGCCCACATGCAGCGGCGCATGGATGCCGTGGTGGCGGCGGCGGGGGGCACGGTGCGGCCGATCGAGGAGATCTTCGTGCTGCCCCTGCTGGAGCCGTGGATCCGGGGCAGCTTCGCCACCCGCAGCGGTGCTCCGCCCCCCGGCTACTACATCCATGAGCTGGGGGGAGCGCGCATGGCCGCCCGGGAGGAGGACGGGGTGGTGAACCCCCAGAACCAGTGCTGGCGGGCGCCCAACCTGCTGGTGACCGATGGCGCCTGCTGGCCGAGCGCCGGCTGGCAGAGCCCGACGCTCACGGAGATGGCGATCACCTGGCGGGCCTGCGAGGCCGCGGCGACCCGGCTGCGGCGGGGCGAGGGGTAG
- a CDS encoding DUF2811 domain-containing protein, which produces MQSSPETGTWPQAASSPCDECAAHLEAEVPEVLFHGLRQFLDHHPEWNQHRVATSALATFLFQNGCKDTCVNQHYFSALFLR; this is translated from the coding sequence ATGCAGAGCTCGCCTGAGACGGGGACGTGGCCTCAAGCCGCCAGTTCGCCCTGCGACGAGTGCGCCGCCCATCTGGAGGCCGAAGTTCCAGAAGTGCTCTTCCACGGACTGCGGCAGTTCCTGGATCACCATCCGGAGTGGAACCAGCACCGGGTGGCCACCTCGGCCCTGGCCACGTTCCTGTTCCAGAACGGCTGCAAGGACACCTGTGTGAATCAGCACTATTTCAGTGCGCTCTTCCTGCGCTGA
- a CDS encoding sirohydrochlorin chelatase, with protein MHSPSPVPAPVASEGSPLADGEGSLGVLVCGHGSRNRLAVAEFASLARQLQQRFDPVPVAYGYLEFATPILREGLESLRRQGVKHVLAVPAMLFAAGHAKNDIPSVLNTYAAETGLRIDYGRELGVDRRMIQAAGARLRQALAAAPGDVPLEDTLLVVVGRGSSDPDANSNVAKVTRMLVEGFGFGWGETLYSGVTFPLVEPGLRHVVRLGYRRIVVFPYFLFSGVLVSRIAQHTDRVAADHPDVEFVKASYLGDHPHVLDTFVERVEDVVRGDTNMNCSLCKYRDQVLGFEREVGAPQHSHHHHVEGLTESCDLCENECTGACQPDGVPVPLAGHHHHDHAAHHHTPYPHADHPLGPRTLRGGHGSDGAPATGQAVSSGPGLVRPATDQNN; from the coding sequence ATGCACTCCCCCTCCCCTGTCCCGGCTCCGGTCGCCTCGGAGGGCTCGCCCCTGGCGGATGGCGAAGGTTCGCTCGGCGTTCTGGTCTGCGGCCATGGCAGCCGCAACCGGCTGGCCGTGGCCGAGTTCGCCAGCCTGGCCCGGCAGTTGCAGCAGCGCTTCGATCCGGTGCCGGTGGCCTACGGCTACCTGGAATTCGCCACACCGATCCTGCGGGAGGGGCTGGAAAGCCTGAGGCGGCAGGGGGTGAAGCACGTGCTGGCGGTGCCGGCCATGCTCTTCGCCGCCGGCCATGCCAAGAACGACATTCCCTCGGTGCTCAACACCTACGCGGCCGAAACCGGCCTGCGGATCGACTACGGCCGGGAGCTGGGGGTGGATCGCCGCATGATCCAGGCGGCCGGTGCCCGGCTGCGGCAGGCGCTGGCGGCCGCGCCCGGGGATGTGCCCCTGGAGGACACCCTGCTGGTGGTGGTGGGCCGGGGCTCCTCCGATCCCGATGCCAACTCGAACGTGGCGAAGGTGACCCGCATGCTCGTGGAGGGCTTCGGCTTCGGCTGGGGCGAAACCCTCTACTCCGGCGTCACCTTCCCCCTGGTGGAGCCCGGACTGCGCCATGTGGTGCGTCTCGGGTATCGCCGCATCGTGGTGTTTCCCTATTTCCTCTTCTCCGGTGTGCTGGTGAGCAGGATTGCCCAGCACACCGACCGTGTGGCGGCCGATCATCCCGACGTGGAGTTCGTCAAGGCCTCCTATCTCGGTGACCATCCCCATGTGCTCGACACCTTTGTGGAGCGTGTCGAGGACGTGGTGCGTGGCGATACGAACATGAACTGTTCCCTGTGCAAATACCGCGACCAGGTTCTCGGTTTCGAACGCGAAGTGGGAGCTCCCCAGCACAGTCACCATCACCATGTGGAAGGGCTCACCGAGAGCTGTGATCTCTGTGAGAACGAATGCACCGGGGCCTGCCAGCCCGACGGCGTTCCCGTGCCCCTGGCCGGACACCACCACCACGACCACGCCGCCCATCACCACACGCCCTATCCCCATGCCGACCACCCCCTCGGTCCGCGAACCCTCAGAGGCGGCCACGGCTCCGATGGGGCCCCGGCGACGGGCCAGGCCGTCTCGTCCGGACCTGGTCTGGTGAGACCAGCAACTGATCAGAACAATTGA
- a CDS encoding ParB-like protein: MALRLPPFQQLPPPQPGVALTELPIARLRPTQLCVGMAEVRSRQRDFRAEDRRERRDYLGTKPVPLVRSAAGEVWMVDRHHRLRALLELEPEATAFGYVALQLDTDDRAVVLEELRRRGWLYLYDGRGLGPLEPGVLPSQLTGLQDDPYRSLVWRLKKEGVIEPAPLIPFHEFRWGAWLRSRSLPPFSSAQLEPALPAARALARSAAAGHLAGWKGGSRGG, from the coding sequence ATGGCGCTGCGCCTTCCCCCCTTCCAGCAGCTGCCACCGCCCCAGCCGGGCGTCGCCCTCACCGAACTGCCGATCGCCCGGCTGCGGCCCACCCAGCTGTGCGTTGGGATGGCGGAAGTGCGCAGCCGGCAGCGCGACTTCCGGGCGGAGGACCGACGCGAGCGGCGTGACTATCTGGGCACCAAGCCGGTGCCGCTGGTGCGCAGCGCCGCGGGCGAGGTGTGGATGGTGGACCGCCACCACCGTCTGCGGGCCCTGCTGGAGCTGGAACCGGAGGCCACCGCCTTCGGCTATGTGGCCCTCCAGCTGGACACAGACGACCGTGCCGTGGTGCTGGAGGAACTGCGGCGCCGAGGCTGGCTCTACCTCTATGACGGGCGGGGCCTGGGCCCCCTCGAGCCGGGGGTGCTGCCTTCCCAGCTCACCGGTCTGCAGGATGACCCCTACCGCAGCCTGGTCTGGCGCCTCAAGAAGGAGGGGGTGATCGAGCCGGCGCCCCTGATTCCATTCCACGAATTCCGCTGGGGAGCCTGGCTGCGCAGCCGCTCGCTCCCCCCCTTCAGCTCGGCCCAGCTCGAGCCCGCCCTGCCGGCGGCGCGGGCCCTGGCCCGGTCGGCGGCCGCCGGCCACCTGGCCGGCTGGAAAGGGGGGAGCCGGGGTGGCTGA
- a CDS encoding cation:proton antiporter produces MADAAIPLGGAIGGFLEQTPLAVFALLLGLSVLVPPVARLLRLPDLVGLLAAGVLIGPHALGWIQSHTPTVGLLSDVGVIYLLFIAGLEIDLAEFARIRQRSFRFGLLTFSLPLLGGAALALASGYGLLSAVLLGSVLASHTPLGYPIVRSYGAMREESVIVAIGGTIFTDLAALLLLALCMGLSRGELTPLGILALLARVGVFAAVVIALITRLGRDLVRRSVNNESQLFVAVVLALFLAALGAELAGVEKIVGAFLAGLAVNHVLPEGRVKEQVIFVGAALFIPIFFIDLGLLLDLPGFLGTMLAGPFALALIATLIATKGLAAWWAGRIYRYNHAQILTLWSLSLPQVAATLAATFVGYNAGLFDTAVLNSVLAMMVVTASLGPALTARAMPLLGQAAAAAIRAELNGSLALARRSLRVLVPVSNPSTEAPLLGLASLLIQGDGEDPGQVLPLVVVSPAQAVSTAMASALAEARALLGSASSQLGSERVPCQTLLRVDSDVAAGIARVAIEQASDLVVMGLAPPAGLGQWLFGDLVDATCRQVSCPVVVARLQQPPATLGRLLVPVKDLTAGALEQFQLAERLALAQQGSITLLHVAESARSRRARQVMEQQLAGWRRGAGAAGPPVPIEVRVVPQGGGGGRGGGVERCITAAARDHDLVILRSQRRLVAGLPIPASDRVDRLLRRLPGSVLVISDPLH; encoded by the coding sequence GTGGCTGACGCGGCCATCCCGCTCGGCGGTGCCATCGGGGGCTTCCTGGAGCAGACGCCGCTGGCGGTCTTCGCCCTGCTGCTGGGCCTGAGTGTGCTGGTGCCTCCGGTGGCCCGGCTGCTGCGCCTGCCGGATCTGGTGGGGCTGCTGGCCGCGGGCGTGCTGATCGGGCCCCATGCCCTGGGCTGGATCCAGAGCCACACCCCCACGGTGGGGCTGCTCTCCGATGTGGGGGTGATCTACCTGCTGTTCATCGCCGGGCTGGAGATCGATCTGGCCGAGTTCGCCCGCATCCGGCAACGCTCCTTCCGCTTCGGGCTGCTCACCTTCAGCCTGCCGCTGCTGGGCGGCGCCGCCCTGGCCCTGGCCTCCGGCTACGGGCTGCTGAGTGCCGTGCTGCTCGGCTCGGTGCTGGCCTCCCACACGCCCCTGGGCTACCCGATCGTGCGCAGTTACGGCGCCATGCGCGAAGAGTCGGTGATCGTGGCCATCGGCGGCACGATCTTCACCGACCTGGCCGCCCTGCTGCTGCTGGCCCTCTGCATGGGGCTGAGCCGCGGTGAGCTCACCCCGCTGGGAATCCTGGCCCTGCTCGCCAGGGTGGGGGTGTTCGCGGCGGTGGTCATCGCCCTGATCACCCGTCTGGGACGGGACCTGGTGCGCCGCAGCGTGAACAACGAGAGCCAGCTGTTCGTGGCCGTGGTGCTGGCTCTGTTCCTGGCTGCCCTCGGGGCGGAGCTGGCCGGGGTGGAAAAGATCGTGGGGGCCTTCCTGGCCGGCCTGGCCGTGAATCACGTGCTGCCGGAGGGCCGGGTGAAGGAACAGGTGATCTTCGTGGGCGCGGCCCTGTTCATCCCCATCTTCTTCATCGATCTGGGGCTGCTGCTGGACCTGCCGGGATTCTTGGGCACCATGCTCGCCGGCCCATTCGCCCTGGCCCTGATCGCCACCCTGATCGCCACCAAGGGACTGGCCGCCTGGTGGGCCGGCCGGATCTACCGCTACAACCACGCCCAGATCCTCACCCTCTGGTCCCTCTCCCTGCCCCAGGTGGCCGCCACCCTGGCCGCCACCTTCGTGGGCTACAACGCCGGGCTGTTCGACACCGCGGTGCTGAACAGCGTGCTCGCCATGATGGTGGTGACGGCGAGCCTGGGCCCCGCCCTCACGGCACGGGCCATGCCGCTGCTGGGCCAGGCGGCGGCCGCAGCCATCCGCGCCGAGCTGAACGGCAGCCTCGCCCTGGCGCGGCGCTCGCTGCGGGTGCTGGTGCCCGTGTCCAACCCCAGCACCGAAGCACCGCTGCTGGGCCTGGCCAGCCTGCTGATCCAGGGCGATGGCGAGGATCCCGGCCAGGTGCTTCCGCTGGTGGTGGTGTCGCCGGCCCAGGCCGTGAGCACCGCCATGGCCTCGGCGCTGGCGGAGGCCCGTGCCCTGCTGGGCTCCGCCTCCTCCCAGCTCGGCAGCGAGCGGGTGCCGTGTCAGACGTTGCTGCGGGTGGACAGTGATGTGGCGGCCGGCATCGCCCGGGTGGCGATCGAGCAGGCCTCGGATCTGGTGGTGATGGGGCTGGCACCGCCCGCGGGTCTGGGCCAGTGGCTGTTCGGCGACCTGGTTGACGCCACCTGCAGGCAGGTGAGCTGCCCCGTGGTGGTGGCCCGGCTGCAGCAGCCACCGGCCACGCTGGGGCGCCTGCTGGTGCCCGTGAAGGACCTCACCGCCGGTGCGCTGGAGCAGTTCCAGCTGGCCGAGCGGCTGGCGCTGGCCCAGCAGGGCAGCATCACCCTGCTGCACGTGGCCGAATCGGCCCGGAGCCGGCGCGCGCGGCAGGTGATGGAGCAGCAGCTGGCCGGCTGGCGGCGGGGGGCCGGCGCAGCGGGCCCACCCGTGCCGATCGAGGTGCGGGTGGTGCCCCAGGGGGGAGGCGGAGGCAGAGGCGGCGGCGTGGAGCGCTGCATCACCGCAGCAGCGCGGGATCACGACCTGGTGATCCTGCGCTCCCAGCGCCGCCTGGTGGCGGGGCTGCCCATCCCCGCGAGCGATCGGGTGGATCGGTTGCTGCGCCGCCTGCCGGGCTCGGTGCTCGTGATCAGTGATCCTCTCCACTGA
- a CDS encoding universal stress protein, translating to MTYQHLLVPTDGSDLSGKAVDQAVALARQLGARLRILHVQSNFPVSLVGVGELVDTSAIEALMEAARTQTEQILAAARQVAEAGGVPVEVVKRLSSQPAEAIVEEARSQGCDLIVMASHGRRGLEGLLLGSETQRVLTQSPCPVLVVR from the coding sequence ATGACCTACCAGCACCTGCTCGTGCCCACCGACGGTTCCGACCTCTCCGGCAAGGCCGTGGATCAGGCCGTGGCCCTGGCCCGCCAGCTGGGTGCACGCCTGCGCATCCTGCATGTGCAGAGCAACTTCCCGGTGTCCCTGGTGGGCGTGGGGGAACTGGTGGACACCAGCGCCATCGAGGCGCTGATGGAGGCGGCCCGCACCCAGACCGAGCAGATCCTCGCGGCCGCCCGTCAGGTGGCCGAGGCAGGCGGCGTGCCGGTGGAGGTGGTGAAGCGGCTCAGCAGCCAGCCGGCTGAGGCGATCGTGGAGGAGGCCCGCAGCCAGGGCTGCGACCTGATCGTGATGGCCTCCCATGGACGCCGCGGCCTGGAGGGCCTGCTGCTGGGCAGCGAAACCCAGCGGGTGCTCACCCAGAGTCCCTGTCCGGTGCTGGTGGTGCGCTGA
- a CDS encoding TMEM165/GDT1 family protein: MDPGLAAFGSSFSAITLAELGDKTFFMALILAVRHRPRWVFVGSFAALAAVTLISLAVGYGLRELLPARLLPWLAGLLFIGFGVKLLVDAQALPADAALEEAEEAEEAVLAADRQLRSSRPPAVIWEAFTLVFIAELGDRTQLATVFLATSPAFTFAGLLAGTLLGHAVVTALAVGAGKWIGRRVDERLLYRLSGGLFLLFGVAAIGSALG, translated from the coding sequence ATGGACCCTGGGCTAGCCGCCTTCGGCTCGAGCTTCAGTGCCATCACCCTGGCGGAGCTGGGGGACAAGACCTTCTTCATGGCGCTCATCCTCGCGGTGCGCCACCGGCCCCGCTGGGTGTTCGTCGGCAGCTTCGCCGCTCTGGCGGCGGTGACCCTGATCTCCCTGGCCGTGGGCTATGGCCTGCGGGAACTGCTGCCCGCCCGGCTGCTGCCCTGGCTGGCGGGCCTGCTGTTCATCGGTTTTGGGGTGAAGCTGCTGGTGGATGCCCAGGCCCTGCCTGCCGATGCGGCCCTGGAGGAGGCCGAGGAGGCCGAGGAGGCCGTGCTCGCCGCCGATCGCCAGCTGCGCAGCAGCCGCCCGCCCGCCGTGATCTGGGAAGCCTTCACGCTGGTGTTCATCGCCGAGCTGGGCGATCGCACCCAGCTGGCCACGGTGTTTCTTGCCACATCGCCGGCCTTCACCTTCGCCGGCCTGCTGGCGGGCACGCTGCTGGGCCATGCGGTGGTCACGGCCCTGGCGGTGGGCGCGGGCAAGTGGATCGGCCGCCGGGTGGATGAACGGCTGCTCTACCGCCTGAGCGGCGGGCTGTTCCTCCTGTTCGGAGTGGCGGCCATCGGAAGCGCCCTGGGCTGA